The DNA window ACGCGCCCTCGACCCGCTCGTCCGGGTCGTCGCCGGCGCGGCTCGGGGGTTGCCGGCTGCGCGCGTCGAGCGTGCTGAAGAATCCCCCGTCCGGATGGCGGAGCTCCCGCTCGAGGAACGCCAGCGACTCGGCGGCCACCCGGGCGTAGCCGACATCGCCGGTCAGCCGGTAGCCGTCGAGGTAGACCATGGGTAGCTCCGCGTTGTCGTACAGCATCTTCTCGAAGTGGGGGATCGTCCACTCGCGGTCGACCGCGTAGCGGTGGAACCCCCCGCCGATCTGGTCGTACATCCCGCCGGCGGCCATCCCGTCGAGCGTTCGCGTCGCCGCGCGCAGGAGCTCCTCGCGGCCGCTCCGCGCGGCCGCCCGCATCAGGAGGTCCACGCGACCCGGCATCGGGAACTTCGGACCGCTCGCGCCGAAGCCGCCGTACTCGTCGTCGACGCTCCGCATCGCCGTCGCGGCCGCCTCGTCGAGGAGTCCCGAACCGGGCGGGTCGCTCGCGCCCGAGGGGTCGGGGACGGACTCGAGTTCGTCGCGCGCGCTCGCGGTCCACTGCTCGGCGCGGCGCTCCATCTCCTCGCGCTGCTCGGGGTCGCTCCACGAGTCGGCGATCCGGCGACACAACTCCGGGAACGAGGGGTGGTTCCCCCGCGGTTCCGGCGGGAAGTAGGTCCCGACGTAGAACGGCTTGCCGTCGGGGGTACACCACGCCGACAGCGGCCACCCGCCGCCGCCCGTGACGAGCTGTGAGACCGTCATGAAGGTGCTGTCGACGTCGGGACGCTCCTCGCGGTCGACCTTGATCGGGACGAACGACTCGTTGAGCAGCGCCGCCGTCTCCTCGTCGGCGAAGCTCTCCTCCTCCATGACGTGACACCAGTGACACGCGGAGTAGCCGATGGAGACGAACACCGGCACGTCGTGCTCGCGAGCGCGCTCGAACGCCTCCTCGCCCCACGGCTGCCAGTTCACCGGGTTGTCGGCGTGCTGCTGGAGGTACGGGCTCGGCTCCCCGTCGAGCCGGTTCCGTTCGGTCGGCTGTGACATGGGCCGGATTGGCCCGCGCGTCGGAAAAACCCCGCTACACGGAGCGCGGTCCGGCGTCGTGACTCCGAGAGCGAGCCAGGAAGATCCACGGACGTGGATCGATAGGTCGACCGAGAGGGAAAGAGTTACACTACGATGCGGGTATCCGTCGCGCATGACGGAGACCGTGCTCTTAGTCGGCGGCGGCGGGCGCGAACACGCCATCGCCCGAGCGCTCGCCGACGACTGTTCGCTGTACGCCTGCGCGAGCAACCGAAACCCCGGCATCCGGCGGCTCGCGGACGGCCTCGAGACGGTCGAGGAGACCGACGCGGACGGGATCGCCGCCTTCGCGACCGAGGTGGACGCGGACCTCGCGGTCATCGGTCCGGAGTCCGCGCTCGAGGCCGGCGTTGCGGACGCACTGGACGACGCCGGCGTGTACGCGTTCGGCCCGCGGGAGGCGGAGGCGCGGCTGGAGACGGACAAGGCGTACCAGCGCCGGTTCATGCGCGAGGCGGACGTGCCCGGCTGTCCGGACTTCGAGGTCTTCGACGACATGGACGCCGCCTGCGCGTACATCGACGAGTACGACGGCGACCTCGCGGTGAAGCCCGCCGGCCTCACCGGCGGCAAGGGCGTGAAGGTGATCGGCGACCAGGTCACCGCCGAGGAGGCGAAGACGTACCTCCGGGAGTCCGGCTACGACCGGGTCGTCCTCGAGGAGCGGCTGGTCGGCGAGGAGTTCACCGTCCAGGCGTTCGTCGCCGACGGCGAGTTCCGCGCGACGCCGGCGGTCCAGGACCACAAGCGCGCCTACGAGGGCGACGAGGGGCCGAACACTGGCGGAATGGGCTCGTACTCGGACACCGGACCCTCGCTGCCGTTCATGGAAGACGGCGACTACGAGGCGGCGCTCGACGTGCTCGACGCCGTCGTCGACGCGCTCCCCGACTACAAGGGCGTCCTCTACGGTCAGTTCATGCTGACCGCGACGGGACCGAAGGTGGTCGAGTTCAACGCGCGGTTCGGCGACCCGGAGGCGATGAACACGCTGCCGGTCCTCGAGACGCCGTTCATCGACGTGTTGACCGCCGCCCGCGACGGCGACGCGCTGCCGGAACTCGAGTTCTCCGGGGAGGCGACCGTGTGTAAGTACGCCGTTCCGGACGGGTACCCGACGGACCCCGACGGCGGCGCGCGGATCGCGGTCGACGAGGAGAGCGTCGGCGACGCGCTGCTCTACTACGCGAGCGTCGACGAGCGCGAGGACGGGATCTACACGACCACGTCGCGGTCGTTCGCGGTCGTCGGCCGCGGCGACTCCATCGCGGCCGCGGAGGCCGAGGCGGACGCGGCGCTGTCGGCGGCGGGAGACCGCGTCCGGATCCGTCACGACATCGGGAA is part of the Halorubrum aethiopicum genome and encodes:
- the purD gene encoding phosphoribosylamine--glycine ligase codes for the protein MTETVLLVGGGGREHAIARALADDCSLYACASNRNPGIRRLADGLETVEETDADGIAAFATEVDADLAVIGPESALEAGVADALDDAGVYAFGPREAEARLETDKAYQRRFMREADVPGCPDFEVFDDMDAACAYIDEYDGDLAVKPAGLTGGKGVKVIGDQVTAEEAKTYLRESGYDRVVLEERLVGEEFTVQAFVADGEFRATPAVQDHKRAYEGDEGPNTGGMGSYSDTGPSLPFMEDGDYEAALDVLDAVVDALPDYKGVLYGQFMLTATGPKVVEFNARFGDPEAMNTLPVLETPFIDVLTAARDGDALPELEFSGEATVCKYAVPDGYPTDPDGGARIAVDEESVGDALLYYASVDEREDGIYTTTSRSFAVVGRGDSIAAAEAEADAALSAAGDRVRIRHDIGKPELLEKRTEHMAELRE